From the genome of Pirellulales bacterium, one region includes:
- a CDS encoding glycoside hydrolase family 57 protein, producing the protein MHDVSLAFFWHQHQPYYPDDVSGENPMPWVRLHGTKDYWGMAMLLKEVPEFRATINLVPSLLDQLLAFTDRGHEDTHLRVSRAPADSLSEQDLYYLLDNFFMVHPDHMIRPYPRYLELYQKRGLSIDSAARAAKRFAKRDLIDLQCWSNLTWIHPLAFEVDRDLAEFREKGRNWTEQEKLWLLDKQLELLRQVVPLHRELAKTGQVELTTTPYYHPIMPLLCDKRLARQAMPHVHLPERLEGYAEDAAEHVRRAVAYHEKLFGQRPRGMWPSEGSVCQAIIPMLAAAGIQWIATDEEILSGSTDGWVSRDGQGFLRQPEMLYRPWRVEEKGQSLEIVFRDHAMSDQIGFHYQRYQAQHAVDDFIGKLEAIGNATGANAGQRPTLVSIILDGENCWEYYPNAGVDFLRQLYRRVAAHPKIKPVRVGDYLRQHPATDKVNHLFAGSWISHNFGIWIGHPECNRAWDLLGETRVYLQRAAKSGHKTAHQIEQAWTELYIAEGSDWFWWFGDSHSSAQDALFDRLFRKHLQNVYTLLGEAPPAELSRPISMGQRAAHLHTQPTSLLNVKVDGRRTYFEWINAGRWRPSGSRGTMSMVRESRLTALYFGFDGERLYLRFDPRGGTARERLADVDTIRIGFLQPAGFELLISQPHWQEPILQLYHNDVAVSESGVEAAADIILEVGIPFRSLALSTDDTVQFYVEFLKQEQSLDRVPQEGAIETLVPSPEFENMMWQA; encoded by the coding sequence ATGCACGACGTGTCTCTCGCGTTCTTCTGGCACCAACATCAGCCCTATTATCCCGACGACGTGTCGGGCGAAAACCCCATGCCTTGGGTCCGCCTGCACGGCACCAAAGATTATTGGGGCATGGCCATGCTGCTCAAGGAGGTGCCCGAATTCCGCGCCACCATCAACCTCGTGCCAAGCTTGCTCGACCAGTTGCTGGCCTTCACCGACCGCGGCCACGAAGACACGCACCTCCGCGTTTCGCGGGCACCGGCCGATAGCCTCTCGGAGCAGGACCTTTACTACCTGCTCGACAACTTCTTCATGGTCCATCCCGACCACATGATCCGGCCCTACCCGCGCTACCTGGAGCTGTATCAGAAGCGCGGATTGTCCATCGATTCGGCGGCCCGCGCGGCAAAACGGTTCGCCAAGCGCGACCTGATCGACCTGCAATGTTGGTCGAACCTGACGTGGATTCACCCGCTGGCGTTCGAGGTCGATCGCGACCTGGCCGAATTCCGCGAGAAGGGACGCAACTGGACCGAACAGGAAAAACTGTGGCTGCTCGACAAGCAATTGGAGCTGCTGCGGCAGGTGGTGCCGCTGCACCGCGAGCTGGCCAAAACGGGGCAAGTCGAGCTGACGACCACGCCCTACTATCATCCCATCATGCCGCTGTTGTGCGACAAACGCCTGGCGCGGCAGGCCATGCCGCACGTCCATTTGCCCGAACGGTTGGAGGGGTACGCCGAAGACGCGGCCGAGCACGTCCGCCGGGCGGTCGCCTATCACGAGAAGCTCTTCGGCCAGAGGCCGCGCGGCATGTGGCCCTCCGAGGGTTCGGTCTGCCAGGCGATCATTCCGATGCTGGCCGCGGCCGGCATCCAATGGATCGCCACCGACGAAGAGATCCTTTCCGGTTCCACCGACGGCTGGGTCTCGCGCGACGGCCAGGGCTTTTTGCGGCAGCCGGAGATGCTTTATCGCCCGTGGCGGGTCGAAGAGAAAGGCCAGTCGCTGGAAATCGTGTTTCGCGACCACGCCATGAGCGACCAGATCGGCTTCCATTATCAGCGTTATCAGGCCCAGCACGCCGTCGACGATTTCATCGGCAAGCTGGAGGCCATCGGCAACGCCACGGGGGCGAACGCCGGGCAGCGGCCCACGCTGGTCAGCATCATCCTCGACGGCGAGAACTGCTGGGAATACTATCCCAACGCGGGAGTCGATTTCTTGCGCCAGCTTTATCGCCGCGTGGCCGCCCATCCCAAGATCAAGCCGGTGCGCGTGGGCGACTATCTGCGCCAACACCCGGCGACCGACAAGGTGAATCATCTCTTTGCCGGAAGCTGGATCAGCCACAACTTCGGCATCTGGATCGGCCACCCGGAGTGCAACCGCGCCTGGGATCTGCTTGGCGAGACGCGCGTGTACTTGCAACGTGCGGCCAAGTCGGGCCACAAGACCGCGCACCAGATCGAGCAGGCCTGGACCGAGCTGTACATCGCCGAAGGGAGCGACTGGTTCTGGTGGTTCGGCGATTCGCACTCCAGCGCCCAGGACGCGCTGTTCGACCGGCTGTTCCGCAAACATCTACAAAATGTTTATACGCTGCTGGGCGAAGCGCCGCCCGCCGAGCTGTCGCGGCCGATCAGCATGGGCCAGCGCGCCGCGCACCTGCACACGCAGCCGACCAGCCTGCTGAACGTCAAAGTCGACGGCCGGCGGACCTACTTCGAGTGGATCAACGCCGGGCGCTGGCGGCCGAGCGGCTCGCGGGGCACGATGTCGATGGTGCGAGAGAGCCGGCTGACGGCGCTCTATTTCGGCTTCGACGGCGAGCGGCTTTACCTGCGCTTCGATCCGCGCGGCGGCACGGCCCGTGAGCGATTGGCCGACGTCGACACGATTCGCATCGGCTTTCTGCAACCGGCCGGGTTCGAGCTTTTGATTTCGCAGCCGCACTGGCAAGAGCCGATTTTGCAGCTTTATCACAACGACGTGGCCGTGAGCGAGTCGGGCGTGGAGGCCGCCGCCGACATCATCTTGGAGGTCGGCATTCCGTTCCGCAGCCTGGCGCTCTCGACGGATGACACGGTGCAGTTTTACGTGGAGTTTTTGAAGCAAGAGCAATCGCTCGACCGCGTGCCCCAGGAAGGCGCCATCGAGACGCTCGTTCCCTCGCCCGAGTTCGAGAACATGATGTGGCAGGCCTGA